The following coding sequences lie in one Porphyromonas asaccharolytica DSM 20707 genomic window:
- a CDS encoding OmpA family protein, producing the protein MTKKSFIVGLCVILLSAAVSTPVEAQHDGRQAPRQKRDRTERVEKGERDRREKKVVMTKQELATLINAIVTAAEEDEMNDACPQQRDITITNNKDRDLLYLLLQYHNLNAMKAAPVYTQPGQPINVGGQLYYPAGSNLVVTQGAQGALPTNDADKIKALEEELARLKAAQQNPQRDDDQIAQQLAALRNQLNELEKASEKAPVYNYDNRRVIHQDRSRNNVQLSRSVFFKVNSDVLNAEGREAVRNVADFVINDPRALVLVYGYASIDGPVDFNNKLAAKRAASVIKALQEAGVPAAAIKRYDNGVDTTPAKRTDARRVDMDVIY; encoded by the coding sequence ATGACTAAGAAATCATTTATAGTCGGGCTGTGCGTGATCCTACTATCAGCTGCTGTCTCCACTCCTGTGGAGGCACAGCATGATGGACGTCAAGCACCTCGCCAGAAGCGCGACCGCACGGAGCGCGTCGAGAAGGGAGAGCGTGATCGACGTGAGAAAAAGGTGGTAATGACAAAGCAAGAGTTAGCCACGCTCATCAATGCTATAGTCACCGCAGCCGAAGAGGATGAGATGAATGACGCATGCCCCCAGCAACGTGACATAACAATCACAAACAATAAGGACAGAGATCTACTCTATCTACTCCTACAGTATCACAACCTCAACGCTATGAAGGCAGCTCCAGTCTATACACAGCCAGGACAGCCTATCAACGTCGGAGGACAACTATACTACCCAGCTGGTAGTAATCTCGTCGTAACTCAGGGCGCTCAAGGAGCTCTGCCTACTAACGATGCAGACAAGATCAAAGCACTCGAGGAGGAACTAGCTCGCCTTAAGGCTGCTCAGCAAAATCCGCAGCGTGACGATGATCAGATAGCTCAGCAACTCGCTGCTCTACGTAATCAGCTGAACGAGCTAGAGAAGGCTTCTGAAAAGGCTCCTGTGTACAACTACGATAACCGTCGGGTGATCCACCAAGACCGCTCACGCAACAACGTGCAGCTCAGTCGTAGCGTATTCTTTAAGGTCAACTCGGACGTCCTCAATGCAGAGGGTCGCGAGGCTGTGCGCAACGTTGCTGACTTTGTCATCAACGATCCACGCGCCCTCGTACTCGTATACGGCTATGCTAGTATCGATGGCCCCGTAGACTTCAACAACAAGCTTGCTGCCAAGCGTGCTGCTAGTGTCATCAAGGCACTCCAAGAGGCAGGCGTACCCGCAGCTGCTATCAAGCGTTACGATAACGGTGTCGACACGACTCCGGCCAAGCGTACCGATGCACGCCGTGTAGACATGGACGTCATCTACTAA
- a CDS encoding porin family protein produces the protein MSDRKIDIERYGAELKFNLLDGYILAPYLLVGGGIQNMKYELPIADKKIEMMKTDHLYFSGALGFKINLAPRIALNLSGNYLGFRTDLLNPYVNLAKASKKVDKHGLALINNFSARAGLSFYLGGYDPRGGNEVSRAYRDFFSNGFRGMVFTIEPSILYVDFNDHSYWNTRDSWFYGGQVGLDFNNTFGVRGFYYQAGKPGKRLDFDFDKERAMYGGYFTGRLNLPRGVTPYVNLGAGYLDAKLSQEATELDKANLHDVVFGMAGVGLEVPLFRYVSVFGSANFIAHPAPGIKTASVTKRSEIVAKNMAYQLGVRFNLGKPARHYEFETVEDEEVQDKVNDMRDKEYREYREYRYYGEDRDDEYVRMTPSEIEDMAQRIIDRNRSKKGHSCQKGNVYRQPNDDALTPLERELVHALIGNSPQYIAQQQMLANQQVKAQNGTTTTTSDLTEQNEKILDRLDAIDRKIETNDARMQQYQATQPATTVVTTPPTHPAYQAPATSSAVTMDSSATPVDNNSKSLIRLNSVGLLVGANIVKPKEENAFGAFAVGVRAFMPISNTKLDFIPEFFVGFGKKTTFGLTGNVVYNFQFKELGNFVPYLGAGVGFYTDTQFGANFLLGTSYKLPELNSAIFLDYGIRTSGRNHSIALGYRFYF, from the coding sequence ATGAGCGATCGTAAGATCGACATCGAGCGCTATGGTGCTGAGCTTAAGTTCAACCTCCTCGATGGCTATATCCTAGCACCTTACCTACTCGTCGGAGGTGGTATCCAAAACATGAAATACGAGCTACCTATCGCTGATAAGAAGATCGAGATGATGAAGACGGATCACCTATACTTCTCTGGAGCACTAGGCTTTAAGATCAATCTAGCACCTCGTATCGCCCTCAACCTATCAGGTAACTATCTAGGCTTCCGCACGGATCTACTCAACCCATACGTCAATTTAGCAAAGGCTAGTAAGAAGGTCGACAAGCATGGTCTAGCTCTGATAAACAACTTCTCAGCTCGCGCTGGTCTCTCTTTCTACCTCGGTGGCTACGACCCCAGAGGTGGTAACGAGGTAAGCCGTGCTTACAGAGACTTCTTCTCCAATGGATTCCGTGGGATGGTCTTCACGATCGAGCCCTCTATCCTATATGTGGACTTCAATGACCACTCTTACTGGAACACCCGCGACTCATGGTTCTATGGTGGTCAGGTAGGTCTAGACTTCAACAACACCTTTGGTGTACGTGGATTCTACTACCAAGCTGGTAAGCCTGGCAAGAGACTCGACTTCGACTTCGACAAGGAGCGTGCTATGTATGGTGGTTACTTCACCGGCCGTCTCAACCTACCTCGTGGTGTAACCCCTTACGTCAACCTCGGTGCTGGTTACCTCGATGCTAAGCTCTCTCAGGAGGCTACTGAGCTAGACAAAGCTAACCTACATGACGTCGTCTTCGGTATGGCTGGCGTCGGTCTAGAGGTACCCCTCTTCCGCTATGTCAGTGTGTTCGGTAGTGCCAACTTCATCGCACACCCAGCTCCTGGCATCAAGACAGCTTCTGTCACAAAGAGATCTGAGATCGTTGCTAAGAATATGGCTTACCAGCTCGGAGTACGCTTTAACCTAGGCAAGCCCGCTCGTCACTACGAGTTTGAGACGGTTGAAGACGAAGAGGTTCAAGACAAGGTCAACGATATGCGCGATAAGGAGTATCGCGAGTACCGTGAATACCGATACTACGGTGAGGACCGTGACGATGAGTATGTACGTATGACTCCATCTGAGATCGAGGATATGGCACAGCGCATCATCGATCGCAACCGTAGCAAGAAGGGTCATTCTTGCCAGAAGGGCAACGTCTACCGCCAGCCCAACGATGACGCACTCACTCCACTAGAGCGTGAGCTAGTACATGCCCTCATCGGCAACTCTCCTCAGTACATCGCTCAGCAGCAGATGCTCGCTAATCAGCAAGTAAAGGCTCAGAACGGTACTACAACCACTACCTCTGATCTAACGGAGCAGAACGAGAAGATCCTTGATCGTCTTGACGCGATCGATAGAAAGATCGAGACCAACGATGCTCGTATGCAGCAGTATCAGGCTACACAGCCTGCAACGACTGTCGTAACGACACCTCCTACGCATCCTGCTTATCAGGCTCCTGCTACATCCTCTGCTGTAACTATGGATAGCAGCGCTACACCTGTTGACAACAACTCTAAGAGTCTCATCAGACTAAACTCTGTAGGACTCCTCGTCGGTGCAAACATTGTTAAGCCAAAGGAGGAGAATGCTTTTGGAGCATTCGCAGTCGGTGTACGTGCTTTTATGCCTATCAGCAATACGAAGCTTGACTTCATTCCTGAGTTCTTCGTAGGCTTTGGCAAGAAGACTACTTTCGGTCTTACTGGTAATGTCGTCTACAACTTCCAGTTTAAGGAGCTTGGCAACTTTGTACCTTACCTAGGTGCAGGTGTCGGCTTCTATACAGACACTCAGTTTGGTGCTAACTTCCTACTAGGTACTTCATACAAGCTACCCGAGCTCAACAGTGCTATATTCCTAGACTATGGTATACGCACCTCAGGGCGCAACCACAGCATAGCTCTAGGATACCGCTTCTACTTCTAA
- a CDS encoding transposase, producing the protein MSSKKLFRWYKDVLSGYKSPGHQRHLQKTGASRSLGSSAKSPVSSDLKIPILNEKNMGSIICIDEKNINGDCYTIVSNPETNKIVLMVNTLRASQIVYLMRSNISQEALFAVSCVTRDMAPNYDWVARELFPNAYQVADKFHVVKNIIDQVQSVRIRYRQELLRKQRELEEASRKRSKLQPAPKIQQELKEFKKELSNGDTQLQLLQRSKGLLHKLHNEQTASQKLRARLLFRLFPDIKEAYKFSVALRKWYQRPMRNGTSITPSRHLLECKKKALLEIITNHLSSPCEEVKNIAHFMVKHIGEICNYFLGYKTNASAEALNQNLQRFIAINYGTRNSDFFLYRIAVHFS; encoded by the coding sequence ATGAGCTCGAAGAAACTCTTTCGCTGGTACAAAGATGTCTTGAGCGGATACAAAAGCCCAGGGCACCAACGCCATTTGCAGAAGACTGGAGCCTCACGATCTCTAGGGTCTTCTGCTAAAAGCCCTGTAAGTTCTGATCTAAAGATCCCCATTCTCAATGAGAAGAATATGGGATCCATCATCTGCATAGACGAAAAGAACATCAACGGGGATTGCTACACCATCGTGTCGAACCCAGAGACGAATAAAATCGTCCTGATGGTCAACACGCTCCGAGCCTCCCAGATCGTCTATCTAATGAGATCAAACATCTCCCAAGAAGCACTTTTCGCAGTCTCTTGCGTAACCCGTGATATGGCTCCAAACTACGACTGGGTGGCTCGTGAACTCTTCCCCAATGCCTATCAAGTTGCGGACAAATTTCACGTTGTCAAAAACATCATTGATCAAGTCCAGTCAGTAAGAATACGCTACCGCCAAGAGCTTCTACGCAAGCAACGGGAGCTGGAGGAGGCGAGTCGCAAACGGTCTAAACTGCAGCCCGCCCCCAAAATCCAGCAAGAGCTCAAAGAGTTCAAAAAAGAGCTGTCCAATGGAGATACCCAGCTACAGCTCCTCCAGCGCAGCAAAGGGTTACTACACAAGCTTCACAACGAGCAGACAGCCAGTCAAAAGCTACGCGCTCGGCTACTCTTTAGACTTTTCCCAGACATCAAAGAAGCGTACAAATTCTCCGTAGCGCTACGGAAGTGGTACCAACGTCCTATGCGAAATGGTACCTCCATAACACCCTCCCGACACCTGTTGGAGTGTAAGAAAAAAGCACTTCTAGAGATCATCACTAATCACCTCAGTAGTCCATGTGAAGAGGTCAAGAACATCGCTCACTTTATGGTCAAGCACATAGGAGAGATCTGCAACTACTTCCTCGGCTATAAGACCAACGCTTCAGCAGAAGCACTCAACCAGAACCTCCAACGCTTTATCGCCATCAACTATGGAACCCGAAATAGTGACTTCTTCCTCTACCGCATCGCCGTTCACTTCAGTTAG
- a CDS encoding ISAon1 family transposase N-terminal region protein: MTKELDWIELFAPQEILRDFNFEKLVEENGIYRIFMVEKDDAAHIPAELKKEVNGDLSNIVLDGYTNYIELQTFPAMGKEVFLYLKRRRWKVKQDQRQEEKSYSNSYSYNEKGMKATKAFGNFLKEIDWV, encoded by the coding sequence ATGACTAAAGAACTAGATTGGATTGAGCTATTCGCTCCACAAGAAATTCTCCGAGACTTTAACTTCGAGAAGTTGGTTGAAGAAAACGGCATTTACCGCATCTTTATGGTAGAGAAAGATGACGCTGCCCATATCCCCGCAGAGTTGAAAAAAGAGGTCAACGGAGATCTTTCAAACATAGTCCTAGACGGCTATACGAACTACATTGAGTTGCAGACCTTCCCAGCTATGGGCAAGGAGGTCTTCCTCTACCTCAAGCGTCGTCGCTGGAAGGTAAAACAGGACCAGCGACAAGAGGAAAAGAGCTACTCCAACAGCTACTCATACAATGAAAAAGGCATGAAAGCGACCAAGGCTTTCGGCAATTTTTTAAAAGAAATTGATTGGGTCTAA
- the dnaG gene encoding DNA primase produces MIDEQTKQLIIDTARIEDVVSDFVQLRRKGSGFVGLCPFHKDRHPSFIVTPSKNICKCFACGAGGTPISFIMKIQNCSFVEALRYLAQKYNIPMPEREMTEEEQQRKNEREALYLANEVAAKFFTEQLLSSEEGLDIALPYFTQRGVRSEAIQAFGLGYSPSDRRALAKYVEEHGYDMESFVATGLLYAPSEGRPSGDRYHERVIFPIYNVGGRVVGFGGRTMRKADKIAKYINSPESIIYDKSRELYGLYQAKQAIGRLDRSIIVEGYLDVIAMHQVGIENVVATSGTALTESQIQLLRRFSRNVLVLFDGDEAGVKAALRSIDMLLAEGMQIKLLVLPDGEDPDEFVAKRSRTEVEEYFAAHEQDFLTFKSQLYAPQMASDPQLKTQLMRDILQSIATIPDSLERIVYIQQMSQMYGVAEDLLLQQIKQERFSRGRVYQYAPPAAATPEERAPEETPQEVSPLDAPMSNEALDLVRLVVRYGERKLKISVQDEEAGEGAEPMVIQVAVANFVYQELKQDDIVIEHPLVKRILNDSNKMMLEELSDSEDGESKHRCGSFLCNSEVPQVAALAVDLYATPYRLSRKAREELQMPDDDDEKVPDEWVRDMTFKVLYTYKLAYAEEHCQQISQQIQALQQEHPEADYESYQPLLQELSTWQEIRKAFAQFSGQRVVIS; encoded by the coding sequence ATGATTGACGAACAGACCAAGCAACTGATCATAGATACGGCACGCATCGAAGATGTTGTGTCCGACTTCGTGCAGTTACGGCGCAAGGGGTCGGGCTTCGTAGGGCTGTGTCCATTTCACAAGGATCGTCACCCCTCCTTTATTGTCACTCCGTCCAAGAATATCTGCAAGTGCTTCGCTTGTGGTGCAGGCGGTACACCAATTTCCTTCATCATGAAGATACAGAACTGCTCCTTCGTCGAGGCACTCCGCTACCTCGCTCAGAAGTATAATATCCCCATGCCAGAGCGGGAGATGACCGAAGAGGAGCAGCAGAGAAAGAATGAGCGTGAGGCGCTTTACCTCGCCAATGAAGTGGCAGCAAAATTCTTTACCGAGCAGCTCCTCAGCAGCGAGGAGGGGCTAGATATAGCCTTGCCTTACTTCACGCAGCGTGGCGTTCGGTCGGAGGCGATACAAGCCTTTGGGCTGGGCTACTCACCTAGTGATAGACGTGCTCTGGCGAAGTATGTCGAGGAGCATGGCTACGACATGGAGAGCTTTGTGGCGACGGGGCTGCTTTACGCTCCGAGCGAGGGTCGCCCGAGTGGTGATCGCTATCACGAGCGGGTTATCTTCCCGATATACAATGTGGGGGGGCGGGTCGTCGGCTTCGGCGGGCGCACCATGCGCAAGGCGGACAAGATCGCCAAGTATATCAATTCGCCCGAGAGTATCATCTATGACAAGAGCCGCGAGCTATACGGTCTTTACCAGGCGAAACAGGCCATCGGGCGTCTAGATCGAAGCATCATCGTCGAGGGGTATCTCGATGTGATCGCCATGCACCAAGTAGGGATAGAGAATGTGGTGGCAACTTCGGGCACGGCACTTACGGAGAGTCAAATACAGCTCTTGCGACGCTTCTCTCGTAATGTGCTGGTGCTCTTCGATGGTGATGAGGCGGGTGTCAAAGCGGCACTGCGCTCGATCGATATGCTCCTCGCTGAGGGAATGCAGATCAAGCTCTTGGTACTGCCCGATGGAGAGGATCCCGATGAATTTGTTGCTAAGCGTAGTCGCACAGAGGTGGAGGAGTACTTTGCTGCCCATGAGCAGGACTTCCTTACCTTCAAATCGCAGCTCTACGCTCCGCAGATGGCGAGTGATCCGCAGCTCAAGACGCAGCTGATGCGAGACATCTTGCAGAGCATTGCCACGATTCCCGACAGCCTCGAGCGCATCGTCTACATACAGCAGATGTCTCAGATGTATGGCGTGGCGGAGGATCTGCTCTTGCAGCAGATCAAGCAGGAGCGCTTTAGCCGTGGACGGGTCTATCAGTATGCCCCTCCAGCGGCAGCGACACCCGAGGAGCGTGCTCCTGAGGAGACACCACAAGAGGTCTCGCCTCTAGATGCGCCGATGAGCAATGAAGCACTGGATCTGGTCCGCCTCGTAGTGCGCTACGGAGAGCGGAAGCTAAAGATCTCTGTGCAGGATGAGGAGGCTGGTGAGGGGGCAGAGCCTATGGTGATACAGGTCGCAGTGGCTAACTTCGTCTATCAGGAGCTCAAGCAGGATGATATAGTCATCGAGCATCCGCTTGTCAAGCGCATTCTCAATGATAGCAACAAGATGATGCTGGAGGAGCTGAGCGACTCGGAAGATGGCGAGTCGAAGCATCGCTGTGGCTCTTTTCTTTGCAATTCGGAGGTTCCGCAAGTGGCAGCATTGGCGGTGGATCTCTACGCAACCCCATACAGACTCTCTCGCAAGGCTCGCGAGGAGCTACAGATGCCAGATGACGATGATGAGAAAGTACCCGATGAGTGGGTGCGGGATATGACCTTTAAGGTGCTATACACCTACAAGCTAGCGTACGCTGAGGAGCACTGTCAGCAGATCTCGCAGCAGATACAGGCGCTACAGCAGGAGCACCCAGAGGCGGACTATGAGAGCTACCAGCCACTCCTCCAGGAGCTATCCACATGGCAAGAGATTCGCAAGGCGTTTGCCCAGTTTAGCGGTCAGCGTGTGGTCATTTCGTGA
- a CDS encoding ATP-binding protein encodes MQFADIYGYRALKQQFVHLTRSGQMPHAVLLEIQEGYPGLHLAWAWAQYIQCQSPTDEDSCGECASCKKVAASAHPDVIFVYPVIKAAQDETPTERYFDEWRMLLERSPYITEQDWLEVLEAGNSQPVIYVNEINSLLSRLSVTTTEGGWRTIIIYQPERMNDAAANKLLKSLEEPPAETLFILVSAHSDRLLDTILSRVQRFELPPMTEEEMREALTALHPELATDALEAMIPLVDGNLSDALRLLDSSASQDKLQELAQQWYDATLRADILRLKLLSEEVDKMGREGAVAFLKLLMQLVGRQWHRALRGESHVGELRVNNKAMGACYRLLEEAMREIRGNVLTKMVLFDTFLRMLLALRN; translated from the coding sequence ATGCAGTTTGCCGATATATATGGATACCGAGCCCTCAAGCAGCAGTTCGTACATTTAACCCGATCAGGTCAAATGCCCCACGCTGTGCTGCTCGAGATACAGGAAGGCTACCCGGGGCTTCACCTCGCGTGGGCTTGGGCGCAGTACATACAGTGTCAGTCTCCTACGGACGAGGACTCTTGTGGCGAGTGCGCCTCCTGCAAGAAGGTTGCTGCCAGTGCGCACCCTGATGTTATCTTTGTCTATCCAGTGATCAAAGCAGCACAAGACGAGACCCCCACGGAGCGATACTTCGACGAGTGGCGTATGCTCCTCGAGCGGTCGCCCTACATCACTGAGCAGGACTGGCTCGAGGTGCTAGAGGCGGGCAATAGTCAGCCTGTTATCTACGTAAATGAGATCAATAGTCTCCTGTCTCGTCTCTCAGTCACAACCACCGAAGGGGGCTGGCGCACGATCATCATCTACCAACCTGAGCGCATGAACGATGCAGCGGCCAATAAACTTCTTAAGTCGCTCGAAGAGCCTCCCGCGGAGACGCTCTTTATCCTAGTGTCAGCACACTCGGATCGTCTCCTCGACACGATCCTGAGCCGTGTGCAGCGCTTCGAACTGCCCCCGATGACGGAGGAAGAAATGAGAGAGGCACTGACAGCTCTACACCCCGAGCTGGCGACTGACGCGCTTGAAGCGATGATCCCCCTAGTAGACGGCAATCTGAGCGATGCTCTACGGCTACTCGACAGCTCCGCCTCACAAGACAAACTACAAGAACTGGCGCAGCAGTGGTATGATGCGACATTGCGAGCCGACATCTTGCGCCTGAAGCTACTCAGCGAGGAGGTGGACAAGATGGGACGCGAGGGGGCGGTAGCCTTTCTCAAACTACTGATGCAGCTAGTGGGACGGCAGTGGCACCGTGCGCTCCGTGGCGAGTCGCATGTGGGAGAGCTACGAGTCAACAATAAGGCAATGGGGGCTTGCTATCGGCTCCTCGAGGAGGCGATGCGAGAGATCCGTGGTAATGTGCTGACGAAGATGGTACTCTTCGACACGTTCCTGCGAATGCTGCTTGCGCTGCGCAACTAA
- a CDS encoding acyltransferase → MSEQTLRHQGLDLLRLLSVVMVIGIHTAGGYFMGESLRSECWQAAPWYALSVGAVPLFVMLSGAFMLSPERQIGGLAHFYKRSVGRKILLPLLVWSVVYYFWHCAKEQAWIAFQWYHLWYLVMLAGLYVVTPMLRWLCERIERSDSPTYGGNRGLLILTLGSYLVALMVDVYYRSYGIQQICLLWWVQYLPYYLAGSLISRTISRLPSKGWLLALFIGSMLLHGALLIYVPYQLLGRVGVNFFPLVVLKVVALFALCYRWRPTVRLFVSTSRLYPYVMGGYLVHFAVLQVVFKLFELFLPSLTACPAVSVPLRILLIALISLGVTALIRKVPLLRSLV, encoded by the coding sequence ATGTCAGAGCAGACGCTACGCCACCAAGGTCTGGACCTCTTACGGCTTCTTTCGGTCGTGATGGTGATCGGCATCCACACGGCTGGGGGCTACTTTATGGGAGAGTCTTTGCGGTCAGAGTGTTGGCAGGCCGCTCCATGGTATGCGCTTTCGGTGGGTGCCGTGCCGCTCTTTGTGATGCTGAGCGGAGCCTTCATGCTGTCGCCTGAGCGGCAGATCGGGGGCTTGGCACACTTTTACAAGCGTAGCGTAGGGCGCAAGATACTCTTGCCGCTACTCGTTTGGTCGGTGGTTTATTACTTCTGGCACTGTGCTAAGGAGCAGGCGTGGATCGCCTTCCAGTGGTATCATTTGTGGTATCTTGTGATGCTGGCAGGTCTCTACGTGGTGACTCCTATGCTGCGCTGGCTCTGTGAGCGGATCGAGCGTAGCGATAGTCCCACCTATGGGGGCAATCGAGGACTACTGATCTTGACGCTCGGGAGCTATCTCGTGGCGCTTATGGTAGATGTTTACTACCGCTCGTACGGCATTCAGCAGATCTGCCTACTCTGGTGGGTGCAGTACCTTCCTTACTACCTAGCGGGCTCTCTGATCTCTCGCACCATTAGTCGGTTGCCGAGCAAAGGCTGGCTCTTGGCACTCTTCATCGGGAGTATGTTGCTACACGGAGCTCTGCTCATTTACGTGCCTTACCAATTGTTAGGGCGGGTGGGTGTCAACTTCTTTCCGCTGGTCGTCCTTAAGGTTGTCGCGCTCTTTGCCCTCTGCTACCGATGGCGCCCCACGGTACGTCTCTTCGTCTCGACAAGTAGGCTCTATCCCTATGTGATGGGGGGCTACCTGGTACACTTTGCGGTGCTGCAGGTCGTCTTCAAGCTGTTCGAGCTATTCCTCCCCTCACTGACCGCTTGCCCTGCCGTAAGCGTCCCGCTGCGCATACTCCTCATAGCACTCATCTCACTAGGGGTCACCGCTTTGATCCGCAAGGTGCCACTACTACGATCACTGGTCTAG
- a CDS encoding riboflavin synthase has translation MFSGIVEGMAQVRRLTREGSNLHITLACDFAAELQIDQSIAHNGVCLTVVSLEEGGYTVTAIQETLDRSNLGLLQVGDYVNVERSMMLGGRLDGHIVQGHVDQTARCTAIREMEGSHYFTFAYEVDREMMRQGYMTVEKGSVTVNGVSLTVCNSQENSFEVAIIPYTLEHTNFGYLKEGSVVNLEFDILGKYIARLRSFD, from the coding sequence ATGTTTAGTGGAATAGTAGAAGGTATGGCACAGGTGCGCCGCCTAACCCGCGAAGGAAGCAACCTGCACATCACACTCGCCTGCGACTTTGCCGCAGAGCTACAGATAGATCAGAGCATCGCACATAATGGCGTCTGCCTCACCGTCGTCTCGCTCGAGGAGGGGGGCTACACGGTGACCGCCATTCAGGAGACACTCGACCGCAGCAACCTGGGCCTCCTACAGGTGGGTGACTATGTCAACGTGGAGCGCAGTATGATGCTCGGTGGTCGTCTGGACGGTCATATCGTGCAGGGACATGTGGATCAGACGGCTCGCTGCACGGCTATCCGTGAGATGGAGGGCAGTCACTACTTTACCTTTGCCTATGAGGTGGATCGTGAGATGATGCGCCAGGGATATATGACGGTCGAGAAGGGCTCCGTGACGGTCAACGGCGTGAGCCTCACCGTCTGCAATTCGCAGGAAAACTCTTTCGAGGTAGCGATCATCCCCTACACACTAGAGCATACTAACTTCGGTTACTTGAAGGAGGGAAGCGTGGTCAACCTCGAGTTTGATATCTTAGGCAAGTATATCGCTCGCCTACGTTCGTTTGACTAA
- a CDS encoding nitroreductase family protein, which yields MNPEDLYALYRERQSDRRFADRPVPQEVLERILNNALLAPSATNQQPWSIVAVSEPEAAQRVGQAVIKGVTNMNKFALEAPVHLLIVAERGRWVARMGSRVMKVDYRPIDLGILVAHIVLAAQAEGVGSCILGWINDTAVRKELGIPDKRQVVLDILIGYSEQPTREKKRKSPDEVIHWNKW from the coding sequence ATGAATCCTGAAGATCTATACGCTCTCTATCGGGAGCGTCAGAGCGATCGCAGATTTGCTGACCGCCCTGTACCGCAGGAGGTGCTGGAGCGTATTCTGAACAACGCCCTGCTGGCTCCCTCTGCGACCAATCAGCAGCCCTGGAGTATCGTAGCAGTTTCTGAGCCAGAGGCTGCGCAGCGTGTAGGGCAGGCGGTCATCAAGGGGGTGACCAATATGAATAAGTTTGCCCTCGAGGCCCCCGTACACCTACTGATCGTAGCGGAGCGTGGGCGCTGGGTAGCCCGCATGGGTAGCCGCGTGATGAAGGTGGACTATCGACCCATAGATCTAGGTATCCTCGTGGCACACATCGTCCTCGCAGCTCAGGCGGAGGGTGTCGGGAGCTGCATACTAGGCTGGATCAACGATACTGCCGTGCGCAAAGAGCTGGGCATACCAGACAAGCGTCAGGTGGTTCTAGACATCCTCATTGGCTACTCGGAGCAGCCGACCCGTGAGAAGAAGCGCAAGAGTCCCGATGAGGTGATCCACTGGAACAAGTGGTGA